The stretch of DNA TAATCAGGTGAACGGTGATGGCACTAATCAAGTTAAGAGTCAAGACATGGGCAATTTTATGCAGTCTTTGACTCCCACACAGTACCAAAGTCTGCTAAGTATGTTGAGTACTCACCTGTCTGATGTTAAGATTGATACGGATGCTTCAAAAACTCCTGATCAGGCATCAGGTATATGTCTTTCAACAAATATTGCTTCCAGCCTACGTTGCCCTAGGTTTTGGATAATAGACTCAGGGACTACAAGTCATATATGTTATGATCGTTCATCTTTTCATCAATTAAGGCCTATTCAAAATGCATTTGTGACCTTACCTGATCATCGACGGTTTTCTGTCTCTTTTATTGGAAATGTGAAGTTGTCTCCTTACATATTGCTAGAGAATGTTCTCTACATtcctcaattcaaatttaatctgATATCAGTAAGTGCTTTGGCGGCACACTCATCTTCATATTTCAGATTCTTATCCGATTCATGTATTATTCAGGATCTCTGCCATTCGAGGATGATTGGCAAGGCTGAACTCATGAATGGTTTGTATGTGATTGACTCTGATTCACTTGTCTTTGATAAGCAATCTGATGATAGGTTGTGTAATTCTGATGAAATAGTAGCACATGTTGTTAGTAAAGACATTTGGCATAACAGGCTAGGTCATCTAGCTTTTGAAAAACTGGATATGTTGAGTGAATTGTTGAATTTTCCAAATATTAAAAGGGCCACGGTTCCTTGTTCAATATGTCCATTGGCAAAACAAAGACGACTGTCTTTTgtttcaaataataacatgtcTCAAAAGGCTTTTGATCTTATTCATTGTGACACATGGGGACCTTATCACATACAAACACATGCTGGTTATAGATATTTCTTGACCCTAGTAGATGATTGTACAAGGTTTACTTGGGTATTTCTCATGAAACATAAATCTGATGTTAAGGCCATTATACCTAGATTTTTTGCTATGGTGGAAACTCAATTTAATACAGTTATCAAGACTTTTAGATCTAACAATGCCCCTGAATTATCTTTTACgaattttttttcatctaaaGGGGTGCTTCACCAATTTTCTTGTGTCGAACGGCCTGAACAGAATTCTGTTGTAGAACGTAAACATCAGCATTTACTGAATGTGGCTAGGGCTCTAATTTTCAGTCTCGGGCTCCTataaaattttggggggaaTGTGTCCTAACTGCGACTGCCTTAATAAATCGAACACCAGCTGTTGTTTTACATTCTCAAACACCTTATCAAATGTTATACCATGCtcctgttgactatgcttcttTGAGGGTGTTTGGATGTTTGTGTTTTGCTTCCACCCTACTTCTCATCGGACTAAGTTTTCTCCTAGAGCCACTGCATGTGTCTTCATTGGCTACCCACCAGGCATGAAAGGATATAAATTGTATGATCTTCATCGCAAGTCTATATTGGTGTCTCGGGATGTTGTGTTTCATGAGCATGTGTTTCCTTTCCACACTGTTAATTCCTCTGCTGACTTGATTGATCCTTTTCCCGATCTTGTTTTGCCCATGCCATCTTTGGAGATgacatcttcttcatctccttATGAGACTTCTCCTTCCATACAATCTTCCCGTACTCCAACTTTCTTTGATTTGGCTgttccttattcttcttctactGCGGCTCCTACTTTTCCTGTTCGCAAGACAACCCGAGTTATTAAACCACCATCTTATCTTCAAGATTTTCATTGTAGTCTCCTGACTAGCAAACCATTGTCAAATACTCAGACTCTTTATCCCTTGAATGATCATCTTACTTATGACAGACTTTCAGCTTCCCATAGTTCTTTCATTTTATCAGTTTCTTCTACTCCAGAGCCACAACATTATTCTCAAGCGGTTCAGTTTCTTCTACTCCAGAGCCACAACATTATTCTCAAGCAGTTCAGTTTCCTCATTGGAAGGCTGCTATGGAGGCTGAACTAAATGCTatgcatcaaaatcaaacctaGGTCAGTTGTTTCTCTTCCTTCTGATAAACATTCtattggttgtaaatgggtgTACAAGATTAAATATAACTCAAATGGTTCTATAGAACGATACAAGGCTCATTTAGTGGCCAAAAGATATACTCAGcaagagggtttagattttttcGATACATTTTCTCCTGTTGCAAAACTGGTAACAGTTAAGATTTTACTTGTTCTTGCTACTGTTCATAATTGGTCTCTTGTACAACTTGATGTGAATAATGCGTTCTTAAATGGCGATTTGTTTGAAGAAGTGTATATGGACTTGCCCCCTGGTTATAAGCCTAAACCCCATCTTTTGGGAGGGCGATTAGTGTGTAAGCTGCACAAGTCTATTTACGGCTTGAAACAGGCTTCTCGTCAATGGTTTTCGAAGTTTTCTGGGTTTCTTATTAAACATGGGTTTCATCAATCTCGATCTGATTATTCATTGTTTACTAAGGGTACTGGCAGTTCTTTTGTGGCCTTACtcgtttatgttgatgatattatcatCACCGGTCCAAATGCTGCCACTATTACTTCTCTAAAGgaatttcttcatcatcatttTAAACTGAAAGATCTAGGTCGGttgaagtattttcttggcTTGGAGATAGCTCGGTCTTCTAAAGGTATTTCTCTATCTCAGCGTCATTATACACTTCAGCTTCTAGAGGATACAGGTTTTCTTGCTTGCAAGCCTACTTCATTACCCATGTTACCTAATACCAGATTATGTTCCTTTGAGTGTGATTTACTGCCTGATCCTTCAGTGTATCGAAGGCTTATCGGTAGATTGCTTTATCTTACAGTTTCTAGGCCTGATATTACCTTTACTGTTCATAAGCTCAGTCAGTTTATCTCACAGCCTCGTCAGCCTCACTTAGATGCTGCTCATCATTTGTTACGATATCTTAAAACAGCCCCCCGTCAAGGTTTGTTTTTCTCAGCTAATTCTTCGCTTCAGCTTAGAGCTTTTTCTGATGTTGATTGGGGCTTCTGTTTGGATTCAAGACGGTCTACTACTGggttttgtatttttcttggtgATTCTATGGTTTCATGGAAGGCTAAGAAACAAAGTATTATTTCCCGCTCTTCTGCAGAGGCTGAATATAGGGCACTTGCATCCACTGCAAGTGAACTGGTATGGATCACTcaattattattggattttcatgttcatacttcATCTCCTGCTCTTCTTTTTTGTGATAACCAGGCTGCCAttcacattgcttccaatccggTGTTTCATGAGCGCACGAAGCACATCGAATTGGATTGTCATTTTATTCGCGAGAAGCTGGTTGCAGGAATTGTTAAGCTGCTTCCCATTCGCTCACGACACCAGCTGGCTGATGTCTTCACCAAAGCGTTACCAGCATCccttttatttcctttgttaGCCAAGATGGTTGTTCATGACATACACAATCCATCTTGAGGGGGGCGTATTAGACTTTACTGTGTTTTTGTGCTCTCATAATTTTATGatgttatttctattttctgttACTGAACAAGACAAtgacatttttgtcatttgatgtATTAGTTCTAGGAATATATAATAGAGGAGCTAAAACCCCAAATGGGTTAATGAGGCATTTATAAATTTTCTCTCCTCGAATAAGTTCTCtgtttcaaataaaattatttattataaatgtaagttaaatcctcaaatagaccaaatagtatatattatatatattagatatatatgaattcaaatattaaattataaaatattataatttaaaaataaattataaaatactattttctttatttaaattaaattaaatatttttttataatcaaatcaaattataaaattatgatttaGTTGGGTTAAACTATGATTTTATACAACTTTACAAAATCATATTCTTTGTACAACAACGTATAAAACAACATATTTAGTATTTATCTCActaaatatattctttttaaattaaaaatatattatacaaaatcatCTAAATCAGAATAAACTCATTttgtaactttgaaaaattttggcaAGCATACCCTGCCCATTTGTCTCTCCATACCCTAAAGCCCGTAACGCTCCGCTTTTTCCAAGCGTGcattaatttgagattttggggattttttttttccccatcaTACATTCAACATAATTTAAATTCCGACAATCCCATTTTAtattctcagcatatcaaatttaaaagaaaaatgctattggtacacccattttgtacatcttggagTACATAAGGgagtattatgacaaaaaattttttatgaggcgcatagaggcgcgtgaggcgcagggtattttggtcataataccctctTATGTAGCcaaagatgtacaaaatgggtgtacatctagcatgattcaatttaaaatgaataaactAAAACTGGTACATCATCACATTagcagaagcaagatcgaaacttCAAATTTCACATAACcaaattcattttattcatAACGTACAAATCGATCCATCGTTTGACAtgacattttcaaaacaaaatacatagagactcaTCTCTCAACAATAACTACTAAACGCCTCAACCATAGACAAAATATACACTAAAGATCACTAACGTAAATAACGACTACATCTCAATAACTCATTTTCCTTTAGCGCTGTTGCTTTCACTttgaatgtttgaatatttcagagacatagtccaaatgaaatgttgaatcatctaagtcagagttcaaaaatattttcatgaatatatccAAAACCATGAAACAAAGCTGACATatcccagcccaagagaatcccacatagcacttaaccctaatagggaaaaatgtaatttctctaaaggcaacacaacctcATTGAGACATTGGTATAacacaatcctacttaagaggAACAACCTCAACGCATGAACCCGGGTATCACCTCTATAtcatgttaggcattacgctctcAGTCAAAAGCATTTTAAATCTCAACACAACCCTGGTTACAAaatgatcaacactatctccgAAATCAACGTCCATCTAGAcaataatgttatttctcaaaggaacccggggtggtgtccactcttaacCCCACCACTTGAGCCAATACCaggggtggtgtccactttcAACCCCGCCACTTAagtaccatagggtgaagtccATCTTAGACATATCCCAAgtaggtcacatagcattaatccttgaCACATATCTcaagtgctatcactcaagtgccacacaCAAGTTGACAActcacatcccacatggaccaCACATAAACATGTCAATGCTGCAACACATAACGtgcataatttaaaattaacatttcaaTGCATGAATTTATAACGCACAAAGTTCAATGCACAAGTATAAAATAATTTGGGACGAATCTCTCACATGAAACCAACCCATCACATGTcaaatcatttgtataaaacaTAACAAGTATAGGGTCAAACCAACCAAAATAATCCAAGTTATAGGGACAAACGCTCATAGTAAATCAAGTTTGAAGTCGAAACTTTTACAAATCAAAACCATTTATATAAAACAAGACAAGTTTTGATAGTAGAACCACTTACAATAAACTAAGTTTTTAAGaaagaacactcacaataaactaAGTTTGAAGTGGAAACTCTCACAGTAAACCAAGTTTGCAGTGGAACTACTCATAGTAAAACAAAACTTCGATAACTCTCATATAAACGTATCTCAAACCACCTCGACTTTTATGCACAACCTCAATTTTGCACCGaccttctttcttcctttttgcATATTTCTCTCATATTTCTCAAGCACAAATCCCTCAACTCAATCTCTCTTAAATGGAATGATTTTGAGAACAACCCCAtgaccctatttataggtttggaCTCTAAAGtgatccaaagctagaatggattAACTTTTGAAAGCCACAATCATAACTCTTACTAACTCACCATACTTTATCATACCTCACATCATCTCACCATACTTCATATCACTTCACCATACCTCACATCACTTTAAGGTCATACCCtcaatttatttcataatcCCATTTTAGACTTTGCACAATTGCTATTATACTctcaaatattgaattaataattatctagatacttaaaatgtaaaattaataattcaaagttTACTCAATAAGTACGTTTTGTCTTTGTGCCTTCACATGACCTTTATTTCATCCCAAAATCACCTCAGAGTTGATTCTTATATAAAATCGGAGCCCTTtcagggttccattgacttttcaaaagtctccaacgacgattcaatttttcagcctgaatcacagctgtaccgaaaatagTCTCGATTCCGATTTCATTTAATATTGTAAATTATATCTCGGGAtgctcgtcaataccatatcattttgcTTAGACATCAATGTTCCAAGGCACTCCATGTGATTGATTCGATgacttatttttactatcaagctaatttttagtattttaaactcacttaacttatgtggcaaccttatgccaatatggggtattacaaagcCCCTGTTGGGCCTTGAGGTAACCTTTTCCGATGGCAGCTGGAGGCTAGCTGGTGGTGCCAGTGGCTTGGTCTACAATGGCCATGgccatttttacaaaattttcactttaacCCTTTGTTgattctaaattttatttttgccctTATTCGAAGCTCCTGAGCTTTTCAACAATTCCATTAAGTCCCATAAGTTTCAAACTTTTAATTTCATCCGCAAAGATTCAAAAAAGTCATCTTTTCGACCTCCCTAGCAagattaagaaattatacttaggcccgaatatcatgttttgatcgcaaattcttttgtttcttctcgaaaccactttagggtggttctatacataaaataatcaaatgtatgcatattcaaaaaataaatcaaatatacatacatagaataatcaaataatcagGTAGTGGGTCTCTAATTGCCCAGCAAATTCAGCCACAATCTTCGTTCAGCCACTATTGTTGTCATTGGCCATCGCTGCCGTTGTCGTTGTCGGTCGAGTCACCGTTCATTGTCGCCGCCTACCGCATCGTGGAATCGCCACCCCTGCATTGTGACCTTTTGTCTTCCTTTTGCAGCATGTCTGTTCGTCTTCTCCAATCATCTCCCACGTATTTGTTGTCGCCTATGTTCTATAAGTCGCGCGATGTCCATCGTTGCTCACTGCTTGTTGATGGTTGTTGCAACTAGCAAATTTGGAtgatctttcttttctcttctttgttgATGGGCAGTGATAGGTGATGGTGGAAAGGGAATGCCAACAATGTGGTGGGTGGGTTTTTCTATTTCCATGGAAAACTTGCATCTATCCCCCCTCCCCAATTGAGAAAAGCAATTTcaacaaaagtgaaaaaatagcATCACATCCAcaagtgagaaaatattttcaattgaaaatttggccaatcaaataccttaaaagttaaaatttggatgaaaaatgaccattttctatgaaaaagaTGGCCAATCAAACCGaccctattttttctttttaaattatcaattgatGGCACTTTTCTCtcaagtttgatatttttactttaaatgaatatatataatagaattatatgtaattatttaaaattaatttggacaTTGTGATTTTTTTGGACACATAAATTTAGAGTGTGTTTAattgcacacatttatcatagaaaatgtgtaattattatatatattttctatgaaagcaatcaaacactcttaactttttatgaaaaatatgtgtatggtacaagtatttaaagtttctttctatagaatttatttttcaagggggtgtggtggtttttgttttatagACAAtcattatttagaattaaattgtaggtaatgcaatcaaacacactcttagttcgttttgactaaaaaataatgtcaaaaaagattgtcatttaaaaataaaattagaaagggATAAAATGTgaagaattataaatttgaagaaaatttaataaattttagctAATTACAAATGTGTATGATACAATCTAGAAATCACAACCAATGAAATTGTGGTAATCTGGATTGATGCCGTTGAGATTAACATTGATTTggattcttaaataaaatgtCATATTGAACGACTCAAGAAAACCTCACCAACAATTAAGTTAATGATGTTTTATTTTCTGTGATGATCATTTTTGTATGATTTTTAGTGTTAGTGTCTCTGATTatacaataacaaaaaaaaattgtaggtGTGAGACTTTGTCTCGCTACATAGAATTAGAATCGAACTCATGACTTACCAGACTAACACTGCTATATCATTTGCCCAACTACTTAACTTATATTTTGGGAgcatgttttatttcttttttttagagaaactaaatttaaacaactttttacgagaaaaaaaaaatattcccatcCCACTCCTCACcctttttctaaaaaatatcattagCAATATGTCATCTCTCTTACGTCTCTATTGATGAGGCATTTATTGAAACTATATCCAcctatttgttttttctttttcttgagagTAAAGGAATGAGAGTCAGAGTTAACAAACAGATTTATATATAGAATGAagattaaaagattaaaatatttttacctatattatattaaaaaaatacaatgcaATGTGAATGAAGACATTTTATTCTATTAAGTCTATTTGTCAACTAATTTAACTCTCTAAGGCTCTCAAAAATTTTCCCGATGTTATTACCTTGCATTATAGCATTGTTGGCAATGTAGTGCACGTTAATtgcttttattttgatatttaaagtaatattttatattaatatagcaaataacataatatatatccattcacCAATGTCACCTCAAATACTAAATACTATATACTAAAATTAAAGGTAAGAATAGCATTTCCCTTAGCTGTCAATTGGTTCCCTTGAGGATCCAAGGCTTTTGGGGTTCCATCCAGGGTGCTGCGGCCCCTTGGGTTTCCTTTGCAAAAAACGAGAGGTTTCTTTAAGAgggagaaattttaaaatttttaaaattattatgttaaaaatatatattttaatatttgatataatttttttataaaaaaaataatgagaaatagAATTCTTAGGGaagatttttaaacaattttcccacaaaataattttcatggGGTGATTGGGAACTCAAGTTTTTTATgaacttgaaaatatttttaataaagaaaaaaactaaaatacccttaccctatacaaacatattatatattatatattaaatataaaattatatattataatatatttatattatttattataaaatattatatatatatatattaatgtagatattcattcaaatatatatattatgtatatatattatatatacatatatatatacatgtaaaaaaatgacatttatttaattttttaaagatgtTATGagtgttaatattttatataataaaagaaatttattatttttaaataaaattaaataaaaaataattaaaaaaaacataaattcttaataatattatatttaaatcaaacatagaaatataaaattcttagaaaaaaatactcaacgttcttgaaattgtttaaatctaatcaaacataaaattacataaatcctagaaataaattttttttaaaatatttcaaaaaatcataaattttaagaatttaaaatctTCTCCCCGAACAGTCCCTAAATTTCAAAAGAGTGGAAAAACTCCCCACAAGTTTAGAACGAACCCCATGTTGTCATTTCGCCTCCAGGAAGTTACGAGAGAAATTCGATCCATCCCAATAACCGGATCAGCGTTCTAGGAGGAGGAAAGACGAGAGAAACACCCAAACCCAATGCACGAACTCAGACCACATCGGGAGAAAACTAAACCAcaaaaagtttattttattaccaCCTAACAGAACTTGCAGATTACAAAGCAACCCATATGTCCAAATTTCTGCAAAACACTTGCCTTCTCCGACGACTGGATAGAGAAGGATGAGGACTCTGAGAAAACTCTTATATATTCACAGATACTAGATTTATTCATCTATCTCGCTCTCTATTTATACATATTCACTTATTAGGCTGCAGCCTTCTTGGCTTTCTTGGCAACAGGGGACTTGATGGACTTGGGCTGTTTCGGTTTTGCTGGCGTCCGTTTCCTCGCCTTCTTCGGCGcagccttcttcttctccgtcATCGACCTCCTCTTAGTTCCTCTTGTCTTCGGAGGACCGGCTTTCGGGGCGGTGGACTTAGCCTTAGGCTTAGGCTTATTCTCGGCTGCCGCCTTGGCCTTTCCTGTGCCCTTAACTGCTTCAGATAGCTTGTACGAGGCCTTGATCTTGATAAGCTTCCCCTTCGCGGCGGAGTTCTTCAACTGAAGACCTAACATTTTCCTGAAATTCGCAGGGAGCACAGCCTTGTGCTTATCGTCCATGTACTTGGCGATCGCGTACGGGCTCGAACCGCTCTTCTCGTTCAGCGACAACAGAGCCTCCTTGATCATCTGCATGAAATCCATCACAAACTCTCATAAAATTGCCAAAAACAATCTTAATTGATGTCGGATTGAAATTCCAGCACCTTCTTACAACATCTAACGCTTCACAAACCTAAACCTCGATAAACAAGGTGTAAATCAGATCACTCGAAATAGAAATTGAACGACAGAATCAGAATCGCAAAAACAATAACAGTTGTGCATTGACAAAAGTCGTCGTGAATTATCAGAATTAAGCGGAAACACAAAGCCGGAATCGAAAATTTCTGAGTCGAAGATTTACCTGAAAATATGGAGGATGAGAAGCCGTTTTTGGCGCTCTggccttcttctccttcctaaCTCTTGGCTTCTTCTCCTCAATAGGTTTCTCCACCTGCTGCGACTCCTCCGTCGCCGGAACCTCCTCCACTGGCTTCTCGACGGTGGGGATTTCAACTTCTCCGGTGGCTGCCATCATAAATCACAACCACGCAACGCCTGAACTCCTCTGATGACTCGACTTCGATCGAATTGAATGCACCTCccagatatatttatatattttttcaaatacataTTTATAAGCGAGAGACCTGTTCTGAAGAAGGCATAAGCGAAATCCTATTGGTTAACTTGAGGTCGAACGGATCGCCAGCTTGTATGAGAGGCGATCCGAGCCGTCCGCCTGGTTGTCATCCAGCCATCGGTTAGTCGGCTTTTAATTCTGGAACCGGGGCGCTGTCACGCCATTCTTCTCCGGATTCCAAAATtggaataaatatatatctttggTTTCTTTGCCCTCTTTATGATACGTGTGTACAGACAAACTCTACACAGTGTGTTTTCTTGCCCATTTGGGAACTCATTCTCCTTGGTTTTGCGTCGCTTTGGAGATTGGGAATTTCTCCAGATTAAAGCTGTGAAATTGAGGTTTCTAATGTGCCATGAATGGGCCAAAATGACTTACATTTGCCTGCGATTTGAAGAAGTCAAAGAATAACTGTGATTTGTTTATCTTTTTATGCGATTTTAAGTTCCAAATAACACACTATAACTCTGGCTTTATGTTATATATtgaaatgctaaattaattacatatatagctcttgaattcttaaatttaaactttgtttaattattttttatatttttaagtgttgtcttgattaattatatttattaggTTAGACGTTGTTTCAAACTTCGTGATTTTAGAGTAAACCAATAGTAGCCTGCGATTAGCACAGAATTTGCAATTGCAATCTCTCAATTACTTATCTATTTGTAATATAATTGGAGGCTctcacaaatgttaatttaggtATCAAATAGCCTACCTCAGAGGTGCTCGTGGGCaacttttcattgttatttGAGGCCTACAAGAGCCAAATCCTCGCTCATGATTCACTTTGCTTCCTGTTACtatcaaaactaaaaactatgTACCAAAATCTTTAAGGTGTGcaactttttttcattttgatataaatttattttaatttatta from Diospyros lotus cultivar Yz01 chromosome 6, ASM1463336v1, whole genome shotgun sequence encodes:
- the LOC127803116 gene encoding histone H1: MMAATGEVEIPTVEKPVEEVPATEESQQVEKPIEEKKPRVRKEKKARAPKTASHPPYFQMIKEALLSLNEKSGSSPYAIAKYMDDKHKAVLPANFRKMLGLQLKNSAAKGKLIKIKASYKLSEAVKGTGKAKAAAENKPKPKAKSTAPKAGPPKTRGTKRRSMTEKKKAAPKKARKRTPAKPKQPKSIKSPVAKKAKKAAA